GCGATTCTTCTGTTGAAGTAATGATACATGACCATCACGGATAAAAATTCCTCCATGGAAAGGCATGAACATAATATCCGCGGTGTAACCATTCTGGGATCCACCGGCTCCATAGGGATCAATACGCTTGATGTGCTCGCGCGTCATTCCGCAAAATATCGCATTGTCGCGCTGACCGCCAACACTCAAGTCGACCGTCTTTTCGAACAGTGCCGGCGTATCCTCCCGCGCATAGCGGTCATGCTTGATCCTCGTGCCGCTGCCCAGTTGAAGGGGAAAATTAAGCAGGCAGGACTCGATATCGATGTGCTATCCGGCGTGGACGGTCTGAACGCGGTGGCGACACATACCGAGGTGCACATTGTTGTCGCGGCCATTGTAGGCGCCGCTGGTTTGCTGCCCACACTGACTGCCGTACGGGCAGGGAAGCGTGTGCTTCTGGCAAACAAGGAACCGCTGGTGATGTCAGGCCATGTCTTTATCGAGGAAGCGCAACGCTACGGTGCCGAACTGTTGCCGGTAGACAGCGAACACAACGCGATTTTCCAGTGCATGCCGGGCGGTTTCCGCGCCGGCGTCCCGGCAGCCTCTGTGCGGCGCATTTTCCTGACCTGCTCGGGCGGGCCTTTCCGCTCCACGCCGCCCGAAGCGCTCGCCACGGTGACGCCAGAACAGGCCTGCGCCCACCCCAATTGGGTCATGGGACGCAAGATTTCCGTGGATTCCGCGACCTTGATGAACAAGGGCCTTGAGCTGATCGAGGCCTGTTGGCTGTTCGGCGTGACACCCGATCAAGTGGAGATAGTCATACACCCCCAGAGCGTGATTCATTCGTTGGTCGAGTATGTCGATGGTTCGGTGCTGGCGCAGTTGGGAAATCCGGATATGCGCACCCCGATCGCACATGCCTTGGCCTGGCCGGAGCGTATTGAATCCGGCGTGAAAAGCCTAAACCTGCTTGAAGTGGCGCATCTGGATTTCAGCGCCCCGGATCTGGAACATTTTCCGTGCCTGCGGCTGGCGTATGAAGCGGCGCGCGGTGGCGGCACCATGCCGGCGATTTTGAATGCGGCCAATGAAGTGGCGGTACAAGCCTTCCTGGACCGGCGCATCGGATTTACCGAGATCCCCCGCGTGATCGCGCATACACTATCGAACCTGCCGGCCAGCCATGAAACTCATCTCGATGCCGTGTTGTCTCATGACAAGTCAGCACGCGAGATGGCAGGCAGTTTCATCCTGGCGCGAGAACCTCGCGTAGGGCAGGGAGTTTTATGATGGATTTACTTTATTATGCCGCCGCTTTTGTGGTGGCGCTTGGCATCCTGATCACGGTGCACGAATTTGGCCATTTCTGGGTCGCGCGTCGTCT
This sequence is a window from Sulfuricaulis sp.. Protein-coding genes within it:
- the ispC gene encoding 1-deoxy-D-xylulose-5-phosphate reductoisomerase, yielding MTITDKNSSMERHEHNIRGVTILGSTGSIGINTLDVLARHSAKYRIVALTANTQVDRLFEQCRRILPRIAVMLDPRAAAQLKGKIKQAGLDIDVLSGVDGLNAVATHTEVHIVVAAIVGAAGLLPTLTAVRAGKRVLLANKEPLVMSGHVFIEEAQRYGAELLPVDSEHNAIFQCMPGGFRAGVPAASVRRIFLTCSGGPFRSTPPEALATVTPEQACAHPNWVMGRKISVDSATLMNKGLELIEACWLFGVTPDQVEIVIHPQSVIHSLVEYVDGSVLAQLGNPDMRTPIAHALAWPERIESGVKSLNLLEVAHLDFSAPDLEHFPCLRLAYEAARGGGTMPAILNAANEVAVQAFLDRRIGFTEIPRVIAHTLSNLPASHETHLDAVLSHDKSAREMAGSFILAREPRVGQGVL